A DNA window from Chryseobacterium sp. MEBOG06 contains the following coding sequences:
- a CDS encoding type VI secretion system baseplate subunit TssG — protein sequence MYENNIVDMHYNKLQTDYKAEAVAVNLLKYHRAVSNIFIERVGVNDRAYLKDIKSISSSYLGFDEEVFTLETYREGIYDYLPEGLFHPPSLGASRKNVDTVVREIRKQKRVEEDARKFFRPFELEVFFTEISALLKESEYDITSNTDSLLETVSELLPLIKMLDKHNAYIFMHILPFFHQIRGDKKWFERCMTAFLQVPVEVSFSPNIIDGIEKNDDSMLLGNSRLGVTYIPSGRHMDGQRNWVVNIGPIPYEEMKRYIPGSPFRKVLQTLYDYFLPVTVDVEENFVTEKEEYSFSLEDDERNASRLGYSTFL from the coding sequence ATGTATGAGAATAATATTGTAGATATGCATTACAATAAGCTGCAGACAGATTATAAGGCTGAAGCAGTGGCGGTTAACCTTTTAAAATATCATCGGGCAGTAAGCAATATATTCATTGAGCGTGTCGGAGTAAACGACCGTGCTTACCTGAAGGATATTAAAAGTATTTCAAGCAGTTATCTGGGATTTGATGAAGAAGTATTTACGCTGGAAACTTACAGGGAGGGTATTTATGATTATCTTCCGGAAGGGCTGTTTCATCCACCTTCACTTGGAGCTTCCAGAAAAAATGTGGATACTGTAGTAAGGGAAATCCGGAAGCAGAAAAGGGTAGAAGAAGATGCACGGAAGTTTTTCCGTCCTTTTGAGCTGGAAGTCTTTTTTACGGAGATCAGCGCATTGCTTAAAGAGTCGGAATATGACATTACAAGCAATACAGATTCACTGCTGGAAACGGTAAGTGAACTTTTGCCGCTGATCAAGATGCTGGATAAGCATAATGCCTATATTTTCATGCATATTCTGCCGTTTTTTCATCAGATCAGAGGAGATAAAAAATGGTTTGAGAGATGTATGACCGCCTTTCTTCAGGTACCGGTGGAGGTTAGTTTTTCGCCCAATATTATTGATGGGATAGAGAAAAATGATGATTCTATGCTGTTGGGAAACTCACGATTAGGGGTCACCTATATTCCAAGTGGCAGGCATATGGACGGGCAGCGGAACTGGGTAGTCAATATAGGCCCCATTCCTTATGAGGAAATGAAAAGATACATCCCGGGAAGTCCGTTCAGAAAAGTTCTTCAGACGCTGTACGACTATTTTCTTCCGGTAACAGTGGATGTGGAAGAGAATTTTGTTACAGAAAAGGAGGAATATTCTTTCAGTCTTGAAGATGATGAAAGAAATGCCAGCCGCCTTGGATACTCTACGTTCCTCTAA
- a CDS encoding DUF3347 domain-containing protein, translating into MKKYIITAALSLFSIISLSAQSKKDAQVSKLYQNYIAIKSALASDDADKTSKAANEFIKTASTIDYKLVSEGNLNVLRKDASVISDARNVTAQRETFLNLSDNMIALTKEFKVSENPVYVQYCPMADGNWLSDEKQIVNPYYGKSMLSCGSVKSEIK; encoded by the coding sequence ATGAAAAAGTATATCATTACAGCAGCCTTATCTCTATTCTCAATTATTTCACTTTCAGCACAGTCTAAAAAGGATGCGCAGGTTTCTAAACTGTATCAGAATTACATCGCAATCAAATCAGCGTTGGCTTCTGATGATGCTGACAAAACTTCAAAAGCAGCAAACGAATTTATAAAAACAGCTTCAACCATTGATTATAAATTAGTCTCTGAGGGAAATCTTAATGTTCTTAGAAAAGATGCCTCTGTAATTTCTGACGCAAGAAATGTAACTGCGCAAAGAGAAACTTTTTTAAATCTTTCAGACAATATGATTGCGCTGACCAAAGAGTTCAAGGTTTCTGAGAATCCAGTCTATGTACAGTATTGCCCTATGGCAGACGGCAACTGGCTAAGTGACGAAAAGCAGATCGTCAACCCTTACTACGGGAAATCTATGCTTTCTTGCGGAAGTGTAAAGTCAGAAATTAAATAA
- a CDS encoding GNAT family N-acetyltransferase: MKYTTKWLTDKARVKELVDFFITHKTDSYISHGEMMSGRAIDSHHWNPDLEVILTEQLITDFNSDGSSKLNILIAENENGEIVGMMVFNVINSPFKKYAILEDMLLDQSVRGQSLGSKLLEKAIQASKGWNISFILLESGVNNHGAHNFFSKYGFKKVSESYILAL, translated from the coding sequence ATGAAATATACTACAAAATGGCTCACTGATAAAGCACGTGTAAAAGAACTGGTAGACTTTTTTATCACCCATAAAACTGATTCCTATATTTCCCATGGCGAAATGATGTCCGGAAGAGCGATAGATTCTCATCACTGGAATCCAGATCTCGAAGTGATATTAACAGAGCAGCTCATTACAGATTTTAATTCTGACGGCAGTTCTAAACTGAATATTTTAATTGCAGAAAATGAGAACGGAGAGATTGTCGGAATGATGGTTTTCAATGTGATCAACAGCCCTTTTAAAAAGTATGCGATTTTAGAAGATATGCTGTTGGACCAGTCGGTACGCGGGCAGTCTCTTGGAAGCAAACTTTTGGAGAAAGCCATTCAGGCTTCTAAAGGCTGGAACATAAGCTTCATTTTACTGGAAAGCGGTGTGAACAATCATGGAGCCCATAATTTTTTCAGTAAATATGGTTTTAAAAAAGTATCAGAGAGCTATATTTTAGCGTTATAA
- a CDS encoding S1/P1 nuclease — translation MKSIYSKILILAFISSSLYSYAWGLTGHRVIADIAQNHLSGKARREIKKIMGRERLAYWANWPDFIKSDTTGTWKQASSWHYVNIDPQTDFKAFEEKLKAQAGPSLYTQVNTLSSQIKDKNTSEKDRKIALIFLIHIMGDLAQPLHVGRADDLGGNKINVTYFGEKTNLHSVWDGKLVDSQKYSYTEYSKLLDIKSKEEVKQIQSGTVEDWLYDSHKIANKIYAQTPNDSKLSYDYQYKFNDTMERQLLYGGLRLAKVLNELF, via the coding sequence ATGAAAAGTATTTATTCTAAAATTCTGATTTTAGCATTCATTTCCTCTTCGCTTTATTCTTATGCATGGGGACTTACCGGACATAGAGTAATTGCAGATATTGCACAGAACCACCTTTCCGGAAAGGCAAGAAGAGAGATCAAAAAAATAATGGGCAGGGAACGCCTTGCTTATTGGGCTAACTGGCCAGACTTCATTAAATCTGATACTACAGGAACATGGAAACAGGCTTCATCATGGCACTATGTAAACATTGATCCACAGACTGACTTTAAAGCTTTTGAAGAGAAATTAAAAGCACAGGCAGGACCAAGTCTTTACACACAGGTTAATACCCTATCCAGCCAGATCAAAGACAAAAACACTTCTGAAAAAGACAGAAAAATTGCTTTGATCTTCCTTATTCACATTATGGGAGACCTTGCACAGCCTTTACACGTGGGAAGAGCTGACGATTTGGGAGGAAACAAAATCAATGTAACTTACTTTGGCGAGAAAACCAACTTACACTCAGTTTGGGATGGAAAATTAGTTGATTCTCAAAAATACAGCTATACTGAGTATTCTAAACTTTTAGATATTAAATCTAAAGAAGAGGTAAAGCAAATTCAATCGGGAACAGTAGAAGACTGGTTATACGATTCTCACAAAATCGCAAACAAGATCTATGCACAGACTCCTAACGATTCAAAATTATCTTACGACTACCAATATAAGTTTAATGATACAATGGAAAGACAGCTTCTATACGGAGGTCTGAGACTGGCAAAAGTATTGAATGAACTTTTTTAA
- a CDS encoding alpha-ketoglutarate-dependent dioxygenase AlkB, whose product MNRSDFQKIQLPLDRNMFMDLFHSAEFELTGKGRLGNHLVKVEGKDISIVRTTTRYHIPAAAFSEIHEKLIEQINATLLSENTEIPVQYFDNALIEVYDSTYSKMGFHSDQALDLESNSFIGLFSCYEQPDELEDFQLRKLVVKDKLTDEEFEIILHHNSVILFSVETNRKFQHKIVLNTAPDPKKAANDNKWLGITFRKSKISVQFNNEKPYFPSGEVLTLADKEQESEFFKLRGQENRSLDFVYPPLLYTISPGDMIPPVEKKNI is encoded by the coding sequence ATGAATAGAAGCGACTTTCAAAAAATACAGCTTCCTTTAGACCGTAATATGTTTATGGATTTATTCCATTCAGCTGAATTTGAGTTAACAGGAAAAGGAAGACTAGGAAATCATCTGGTAAAAGTGGAAGGTAAAGATATCTCAATTGTAAGAACCACGACCCGATATCATATTCCGGCAGCTGCGTTTTCGGAAATTCATGAGAAACTTATTGAACAGATTAATGCAACTCTTTTATCCGAAAATACAGAAATACCGGTACAGTATTTTGACAATGCGTTAATTGAAGTGTATGATTCTACTTACTCCAAGATGGGTTTTCATTCCGATCAGGCTTTAGATTTAGAAAGTAACTCTTTTATAGGACTTTTCTCATGCTATGAGCAGCCGGACGAACTGGAAGATTTTCAGTTGAGAAAACTTGTCGTGAAAGATAAATTAACAGATGAAGAATTTGAAATTATTTTGCACCATAACTCTGTTATTTTATTTTCTGTGGAAACCAACAGAAAATTTCAGCATAAAATTGTGCTGAATACAGCACCTGATCCAAAAAAGGCGGCCAATGATAATAAATGGCTGGGAATTACGTTCCGAAAGTCGAAAATATCTGTTCAGTTCAATAATGAAAAGCCTTATTTTCCTTCCGGAGAAGTATTGACATTAGCGGACAAAGAACAGGAATCAGAGTTTTTTAAACTGAGAGGTCAGGAAAACAGATCATTGGATTTCGTTTATCCCCCTCTGCTGTACACCATTAGTCCGGGAGATATGATACCTCCTGTTGAGAAGAAAAATATTTAA
- a CDS encoding RNA polymerase sigma factor RpoD/SigA — translation MRQLKITKQVTNRETASLDKYLQEIGKVELITADEEVELAQRIRAGDRAALEKLIKANLRFVVSVSKQYQNQGLSLPDLINEGNLGLMKAAKRYDETRGFKFISYAVWWIRQSILQALAEQSRIVRLPLNKIGSINKINKAYAHLEQENERPPSPEELAEVLDMSEEDIKESMKNSGRHLSMDAPLVEGEDSNLYDVLRSGESPSPDKDLMLESLQIEIERALNTLTPREADLVRLYFGLNGKHPMTLEEIGETFDLTRERVRQIKEKAIKRLKHNTRSKILKSYLGK, via the coding sequence ATGAGACAATTAAAAATCACTAAGCAGGTTACCAACAGGGAAACTGCTTCATTAGACAAGTATTTGCAGGAAATTGGTAAAGTGGAACTGATTACTGCGGACGAAGAAGTAGAATTGGCACAAAGAATACGTGCTGGCGACAGAGCTGCACTGGAGAAATTAATCAAAGCCAACCTTCGTTTCGTAGTTTCTGTATCTAAACAATACCAAAATCAAGGTCTTTCTTTACCCGATTTGATCAATGAAGGTAATTTAGGATTGATGAAAGCGGCAAAAAGGTACGATGAAACTAGAGGTTTCAAATTTATCTCTTATGCAGTATGGTGGATCCGTCAATCAATTTTACAGGCATTGGCTGAGCAGTCAAGAATTGTAAGGCTTCCGTTGAACAAAATTGGTTCCATCAACAAAATCAATAAAGCATACGCTCACCTTGAGCAGGAAAATGAAAGACCACCTTCTCCGGAAGAATTGGCTGAAGTTCTTGACATGAGCGAGGAAGATATTAAAGAATCTATGAAAAACTCCGGTAGACACCTGTCTATGGATGCACCTCTTGTAGAAGGTGAAGATTCTAATCTTTATGATGTATTACGTTCAGGAGAATCTCCAAGTCCAGATAAAGATCTGATGCTTGAATCTCTACAAATTGAGATTGAAAGAGCATTGAATACGCTGACTCCAAGAGAAGCGGATTTGGTAAGATTATACTTCGGACTGAACGGAAAACACCCAATGACTTTAGAGGAAATTGGTGAGACTTTCGATCTAACAAGAGAGAGAGTTCGTCAGATCAAAGAAAAAGCAATTAAGAGACTAAAACACAATACCAGAAGCAAGATCCTGAAATCTTACCTAGGTAAATAA
- a CDS encoding aminotransferase class V-fold PLP-dependent enzyme, protein MDLNAIRKDTPGCSDKIFLNSAGSSLMSMIVVDTVVNYLYEEQQFGGYETINRNSALINEFYKEAAKLINTQPDNIAFVASSTDGYAKALSSISFKKGDCIITTNDDYVSNQIAFISLQKRYHIDIVRVANLPDHELDLEDFERLIKKHQPKLVAVTHIPTNSGLIQNVEGVGKLCKQYDILYLVDACQSVGQCVVDIEKIGCDFLTATGRKFMRGPRGTGLLYVSDRVLHTEMAPLFLDNEGAKWTAFEEYQLSRTAKRFEHFERSSASLLGLKEALKYANTLGMNNIERYNRELSGKLRVNLQNMGFRVLDKGNNLSSIITFCQQDGNTETIQKVLRENNVFFTVSNKNNALIDFTFKNVDHAIRLSPHYFNTLEEIERVSQLLAQ, encoded by the coding sequence ATGGATTTAAATGCAATAAGAAAGGACACACCAGGATGTTCAGATAAAATATTTTTAAATAGTGCCGGTTCATCATTAATGTCTATGATTGTGGTGGATACTGTTGTGAACTACTTATATGAGGAACAGCAGTTCGGAGGCTATGAAACAATTAATAGAAATTCTGCCCTAATCAATGAGTTTTATAAAGAAGCTGCAAAATTGATTAATACCCAACCAGATAATATAGCCTTTGTAGCAAGCTCTACAGATGGCTATGCAAAGGCCTTATCCAGTATTTCTTTTAAAAAAGGTGACTGTATCATTACGACCAATGATGATTATGTATCCAATCAGATTGCTTTTATTTCCTTGCAGAAGAGATACCATATTGATATCGTGAGAGTGGCTAATCTCCCGGATCATGAACTGGATCTGGAAGATTTTGAAAGGCTGATTAAAAAACATCAGCCTAAATTAGTTGCAGTCACTCATATTCCCACCAATTCCGGGCTCATTCAAAACGTAGAGGGGGTAGGAAAGCTTTGTAAACAATACGATATCCTTTACCTTGTAGATGCCTGCCAGTCAGTAGGCCAGTGTGTTGTGGATATAGAGAAAATTGGCTGTGATTTTTTAACCGCTACAGGGCGGAAATTTATGAGAGGCCCCAGAGGAACAGGTCTTTTATATGTTTCGGATAGGGTCTTACATACTGAAATGGCTCCCTTATTTTTAGATAATGAAGGAGCAAAATGGACCGCTTTTGAGGAGTATCAGCTGAGCAGGACGGCAAAAAGATTTGAACACTTCGAAAGATCCAGTGCTTCACTGCTTGGTCTAAAAGAAGCTTTAAAATATGCCAACACTCTGGGAATGAATAATATTGAAAGATATAACCGGGAGTTATCAGGAAAACTGAGAGTAAATCTTCAGAATATGGGTTTCAGGGTATTGGACAAAGGGAATAATCTAAGCAGTATTATTACTTTTTGCCAGCAGGATGGCAATACTGAAACCATTCAGAAAGTACTGCGTGAAAACAATGTATTCTTTACCGTAAGCAATAAAAATAACGCGTTAATTGATTTTACATTTAAGAATGTGGATCATGCCATCCGGTTATCTCCTCATTATTTCAACACCTTAGAAGAAATAGAAAGAGTATCCCAACTTTTGGCGCAATAA
- a CDS encoding FAD-dependent monooxygenase produces the protein MNTISIIGAGIGGLTLGNVLKQHQYDFTIYESAPEIKPVGAGIMMAVNAMQVFDQLGLKEKIENAGNKIHRITIANESLRPISKTEVLELENQYNSCNVAIHRADLQKILAENLNPDSIKLDHSLEKIEKKENYVLDFKNEIQIESKIVFGADGIKSPIRKQILKTGIIRSSGQKCWRGLLDFDLPEKYHQEAFEIWGKGKRFGFVKLSDKKVYWYACINENSFDSSLKLRDIYHDFDPLILNIIEATVEENLICNDISDLTPIPTWYSENLCLIGDAAHATTPNMGQGACQAIEDAYIIGRLLEKDRDFNAVFEAFQNVRRKKVDYIVSTSRSIGKFSQWERGNTLRNFLMSMIPESIHQKMARKIIELEM, from the coding sequence ATGAATACCATTTCAATCATCGGAGCCGGAATTGGCGGACTTACATTAGGGAATGTTCTGAAGCAGCATCAGTATGATTTTACGATCTATGAATCTGCTCCTGAAATAAAACCTGTGGGAGCCGGAATAATGATGGCCGTTAATGCGATGCAGGTTTTTGACCAATTGGGATTGAAAGAAAAAATTGAAAACGCCGGTAATAAAATTCACAGAATTACAATAGCCAATGAATCTTTAAGACCTATTTCCAAAACAGAGGTACTTGAACTTGAAAACCAGTACAATTCCTGTAATGTAGCCATCCACAGGGCCGATCTTCAGAAGATTCTGGCTGAAAACTTAAATCCTGATTCTATTAAGCTGGATCATTCTTTAGAAAAAATAGAGAAAAAAGAAAATTACGTCTTAGATTTTAAAAACGAAATTCAAATTGAAAGTAAAATAGTTTTTGGAGCGGATGGTATAAAGTCCCCTATCCGAAAGCAGATTTTAAAAACCGGAATTATCCGAAGCTCAGGCCAGAAATGCTGGCGTGGCCTGCTGGATTTTGATCTGCCGGAGAAATACCATCAGGAGGCCTTCGAAATATGGGGAAAAGGAAAACGGTTTGGCTTTGTCAAACTTTCTGACAAAAAAGTATACTGGTATGCATGTATCAATGAGAATAGCTTTGACAGCTCTTTAAAGTTACGGGATATTTATCATGATTTTGATCCTTTAATTTTAAATATTATTGAAGCCACTGTTGAAGAAAATCTGATATGTAATGACATTTCCGACCTCACTCCTATTCCAACATGGTATTCTGAAAACCTGTGCCTGATTGGTGATGCCGCACACGCCACGACTCCGAATATGGGACAGGGAGCCTGCCAGGCGATTGAAGATGCTTATATTATCGGCAGATTGCTGGAGAAAGACAGGGACTTTAATGCTGTTTTTGAAGCGTTTCAAAATGTAAGAAGGAAAAAGGTGGATTATATTGTCAGTACAAGCCGTAGTATTGGGAAATTTTCTCAATGGGAACGGGGAAATACACTGCGTAACTTCCTGATGAGTATGATTCCTGAGAGCATTCATCAAAAGATGGCAAGAAAAATTATAGAACTGGAAATGTAA
- a CDS encoding Imm26 family immunity protein: protein MKSLIKPKPGDLFYIPSISQSNENGFVIARYIEFIKPNLGHLIEVFDHFYTELPKNISDVDTSKKLFQPIFCSMRFSGIPRWKILFNHPEYDKSESDYKNIAFKFDGSIWIGGESRITENEELQNMEPSICWRMDHIIFRVLYHLKGFLSYDEIMNYDKIPTEYRVDNESAKKKVLEITKIIDNKFRSWG, encoded by the coding sequence ATGAAATCATTAATAAAGCCCAAACCGGGAGATCTGTTCTATATTCCCTCAATCAGTCAATCGAATGAAAATGGATTTGTTATTGCCCGTTATATTGAATTTATTAAACCGAATCTGGGCCATCTTATTGAAGTTTTTGATCATTTTTACACCGAACTTCCAAAAAATATTTCTGATGTAGATACAAGTAAGAAACTATTCCAGCCTATATTTTGCAGCATGCGTTTCTCAGGAATTCCAAGATGGAAAATACTCTTTAATCATCCTGAATATGATAAATCTGAATCAGATTATAAGAATATTGCGTTCAAATTTGATGGAAGTATCTGGATTGGTGGTGAAAGCAGAATAACAGAAAATGAGGAATTACAAAATATGGAACCTTCTATTTGCTGGCGTATGGACCATATTATCTTTAGAGTATTATATCATTTAAAAGGATTTCTGTCTTACGATGAAATTATGAATTACGACAAGATACCTACTGAATACAGGGTGGATAATGAAAGTGCGAAGAAAAAAGTTCTTGAAATCACAAAAATTATAGATAACAAGTTCAGGAGCTGGGGATAA
- a CDS encoding HYC_CC_PP family protein, with product MKKILAILFSIFYFGFSSGAAFSVHYCMKEFVSVSKKVDDICGKCGVKDKKGCCKTEIKIVKVDDSQKSDFLKIDFLSAISEIPVKHQFTDIDKSFSATKFTQIQINAPPEYRPVPIYINHCNFRI from the coding sequence ATGAAAAAGATTCTTGCCATATTGTTCTCTATTTTCTACTTCGGGTTTTCTTCCGGAGCAGCTTTCAGCGTTCATTATTGTATGAAAGAATTTGTTTCTGTGAGTAAGAAAGTAGATGACATCTGCGGAAAATGCGGCGTTAAAGATAAAAAAGGATGCTGCAAAACAGAAATAAAAATAGTAAAAGTAGATGATTCCCAAAAGTCTGATTTTCTTAAAATCGATTTTTTAAGTGCAATCTCAGAAATTCCGGTGAAACATCAGTTTACGGATATTGACAAATCTTTTTCGGCTACGAAATTTACTCAGATCCAGATCAATGCACCGCCCGAATACCGCCCGGTACCGATCTACATCAATCATTGTAATTTTAGAATTTAG
- a CDS encoding S9 family peptidase, whose protein sequence is MKRIFYVLLLLIGVNTAKAQEAPLLDRGLFFGNPEISGGQLSPDGKWISFTKEYGGIMNIWVKKIDEPFEKARPLTDSKRPINAYFWSEDGKYILYVKDNNGDENMNVFAVDPMAKATNGVPASRNITPLKEVAVQIYLISRKDPDQLMIGLNNRDKAWHDLYSLKISTGELKKIYENKDRITGYDFDWDEKLRVLSKTDDKGTTTFFYKEGEKLSPIYETLVTENAYITSWNEDNSKFYLVTNKGDLDKSALFLMDPKTKEITKVESDPKGKVDFGGLFMDRNTRKIISTSYTGDKTEYYWKDKAWEANYKFLQSKFPGREVSFASSTNDYSKFLVSVGGDKYASEAHFFDPKTQQLIFQYTPRAELKKVEKYLAPMTPVSYKSSDGLEIPAYLTLPVGSTGKNVPVVVLVHGGPKGPRDYWGYNSVVQFLANRGYAVLQPNFRASGGYGKKFQNGGDLQWGKLMQDDITWGVKYLIDQGIADKNKVAIMGGSYGGYATLAGLAFTPDVYAAGVDIVGPSNLFTLLDSVPAYWESGRAFLYGMVGDPRTEEGKKLMHDASPLFSVDKINKPLLIVQGANDPRVKQAEADQIVIALRDKGKKVDYILADDEGHGFRKPVNSMAMNAAAEKFLSEVIGGRYQKEMPENVAKRLKEMTVDIKKVTYTPTEKKKTAEASK, encoded by the coding sequence ATGAAAAGAATTTTTTATGTACTGCTCTTATTGATAGGAGTTAATACGGCAAAAGCGCAGGAAGCTCCATTACTGGACAGGGGGTTATTCTTTGGAAACCCTGAAATTTCGGGAGGACAGCTGAGTCCCGATGGTAAATGGATCTCATTTACAAAAGAATACGGGGGAATCATGAACATCTGGGTAAAAAAGATTGATGAACCTTTTGAAAAAGCACGTCCATTAACAGACAGCAAGCGTCCGATTAATGCCTATTTCTGGTCAGAAGACGGAAAATACATCTTGTATGTAAAAGACAATAATGGCGATGAAAATATGAACGTTTTTGCGGTAGATCCTATGGCAAAAGCAACCAACGGAGTTCCCGCATCAAGAAATATAACACCTCTCAAAGAAGTGGCAGTCCAGATCTATCTGATAAGCAGAAAAGATCCTGACCAGCTGATGATAGGGCTCAACAACCGTGATAAAGCATGGCATGACTTATACTCACTGAAGATTTCTACCGGAGAACTGAAAAAAATCTATGAAAATAAAGATCGTATTACAGGGTATGACTTCGACTGGGATGAAAAATTGAGAGTTTTATCCAAAACAGACGATAAAGGAACTACGACCTTCTTTTATAAAGAGGGCGAGAAGCTAAGCCCTATCTATGAGACACTGGTAACTGAAAATGCATACATTACAAGCTGGAATGAAGATAATTCTAAATTCTACCTGGTTACTAATAAAGGAGACCTGGACAAGTCGGCATTATTCCTGATGGACCCAAAAACAAAGGAAATCACAAAAGTAGAAAGCGATCCTAAAGGCAAAGTAGATTTTGGAGGGTTATTTATGGACAGAAATACCAGAAAAATCATTTCCACTTCTTATACCGGAGATAAAACCGAATATTACTGGAAAGACAAAGCGTGGGAAGCCAACTATAAATTCTTACAAAGTAAATTCCCTGGAAGAGAGGTCAGCTTTGCCAGCTCAACGAATGATTATTCTAAATTTCTAGTCTCCGTAGGAGGTGATAAATATGCTTCCGAAGCTCATTTCTTTGATCCTAAAACCCAACAGCTTATTTTCCAGTATACTCCGAGAGCAGAACTGAAAAAAGTAGAAAAGTATCTGGCTCCTATGACTCCTGTCAGCTATAAAAGCAGCGACGGACTTGAAATTCCTGCTTATCTGACTCTACCCGTGGGGTCAACCGGAAAGAATGTTCCTGTAGTTGTTTTAGTTCACGGAGGCCCAAAAGGTCCCAGAGATTATTGGGGATATAACTCAGTAGTACAATTCTTAGCAAACAGAGGATACGCTGTATTACAGCCTAACTTCAGGGCAAGCGGAGGCTATGGTAAAAAGTTCCAGAACGGAGGAGACCTGCAATGGGGAAAACTGATGCAGGATGATATCACGTGGGGAGTAAAATATCTGATTGATCAGGGAATTGCTGATAAAAATAAGGTTGCCATTATGGGAGGAAGCTACGGTGGATACGCTACACTGGCAGGTCTTGCATTCACGCCCGATGTGTATGCTGCCGGAGTAGATATTGTAGGACCAAGCAACCTGTTTACCCTACTGGATTCAGTACCTGCGTATTGGGAATCCGGACGTGCTTTCCTATACGGAATGGTAGGTGACCCCAGAACTGAGGAGGGTAAGAAACTAATGCATGATGCAAGTCCCCTATTCAGTGTAGATAAAATCAATAAGCCATTGCTGATTGTTCAGGGTGCTAATGACCCCAGGGTAAAGCAGGCAGAAGCCGATCAGATTGTCATTGCACTTCGTGATAAAGGTAAAAAGGTTGACTATATTCTTGCTGATGATGAGGGCCACGGATTCCGCAAACCGGTTAACAGCATGGCTATGAATGCCGCAGCAGAAAAATTCCTTTCAGAAGTCATTGGAGGAAGGTATCAGAAAGAAATGCCTGAAAATGTGGCAAAACGTCTGAAAGAAATGACCGTTGATATAAAAAAGGTGACCTACACCCCAACAGAAAAGAAAAAAACTGCAGAAGCTTCTAAATAA
- a CDS encoding TssN family type VI secretion system protein: MEISSVKGIFLRYILMPLIAIIMMVILGVIRRNKPAIKIKVIIVYVLLCSLCLAIPGVFGFAGNLFNPYWYLIAQVIYLIFGIIHVNLLHRYFKKHIESLAMSILFESILSLTCIALGGFLFTLIFNWMSRGTGYAVMAATSMLIFVVPMVFYYCYIQFISIPFDIYKTWRYSPDQKLPDFEGADFDRLMVLNVELSKKLEDTNRFRIKAKTLPTGVNFGDWFYRVVDDYNHKNPGSVIHLSDDSNEPYYWIFYTKKSFFSFRKYIDFDQDITTNNISENEVVICKRVIQHEEEGVARKS, encoded by the coding sequence ATGGAAATCTCTTCAGTAAAAGGTATTTTTTTAAGGTATATCCTAATGCCTTTAATCGCAATTATTATGATGGTTATACTGGGTGTAATCAGGAGAAATAAACCTGCGATAAAAATTAAAGTAATTATTGTATACGTCCTTCTATGCAGTTTATGCCTGGCTATTCCCGGAGTTTTTGGATTTGCCGGAAATCTGTTTAATCCGTACTGGTATCTTATAGCACAGGTTATCTACCTTATTTTCGGGATTATTCATGTTAACTTACTACACCGGTATTTCAAAAAACATATTGAATCTCTGGCCATGAGTATTCTGTTTGAATCTATATTGTCACTTACATGTATTGCTCTGGGCGGATTTCTTTTTACCCTGATCTTTAACTGGATGAGCAGAGGAACAGGATATGCGGTAATGGCTGCAACAAGTATGCTGATTTTTGTGGTTCCAATGGTATTTTATTACTGTTATATCCAGTTTATCAGTATTCCTTTTGATATCTATAAAACCTGGAGATATTCTCCTGATCAGAAACTTCCTGATTTTGAGGGAGCAGATTTTGACAGATTAATGGTTTTGAATGTAGAGTTGAGCAAAAAATTAGAAGATACCAACCGATTCAGAATTAAAGCAAAAACACTTCCGACCGGAGTTAATTTTGGAGACTGGTTCTACAGAGTAGTAGATGATTACAATCACAAAAATCCCGGTTCTGTTATTCATCTTTCAGACGATAGTAATGAGCCGTATTACTGGATATTTTACACTAAAAAATCGTTTTTTAGTTTTAGAAAATATATAGATTTCGACCAGGATATTACTACAAACAACATTTCTGAAAATGAAGTGGTGATCTGTAAGAGAGTCATTCAGCATGAAGAGGAGGGAGTCGCAAGAAAATCATAA